In Synergistaceae bacterium, a single window of DNA contains:
- a CDS encoding 30S ribosomal protein S20 yields the protein MPNKKSAKKRVQVAEKNRIYNRFWKTRCKNAVKKVLEAVELKDTELATKKLNEAQGVLDKAVVKGVVHRNTAARRKANMAEKVKSLSL from the coding sequence TTGCCAAATAAGAAATCAGCAAAGAAACGAGTTCAGGTTGCAGAGAAGAACCGCATCTACAATCGCTTTTGGAAAACACGCTGCAAAAACGCAGTAAAGAAAGTTCTTGAAGCAGTTGAATTGAAAGATACCGAGCTTGCTACTAAGAAGCTGAACGAAGCTCAGGGTGTACTGGATAAAGCGGTAGTAAAGGGCGTCGTCCACCGAAATACAGCAGCACGTCGTAAGGCAAATATGGCTGAAAAAGTAAAAAGTCTTTCTTTATAA
- the rnpA gene encoding ribonuclease P protein component: MKFGFSSANRLKSGWQFDIVFRTGRRETGELVRLFFLEQPLESKMIGVAVGKKMANAPQRSRGRRILRESFRRLLPWIKDGVWIVGSLREKALDASAKDIYIDISTVLKKRNLMKEDWPGINWDVDSKQKNEKNCCFFD; this comes from the coding sequence GTGAAATTTGGTTTTTCATCCGCCAATCGGTTAAAAAGCGGGTGGCAGTTTGACATCGTATTCCGCACCGGACGTCGTGAAACAGGCGAACTGGTGCGGTTATTCTTTCTTGAGCAGCCTCTGGAATCAAAAATGATCGGGGTTGCTGTGGGAAAGAAGATGGCTAATGCGCCGCAAAGATCACGAGGACGTAGAATTCTAAGAGAATCCTTTAGAAGGCTTCTTCCGTGGATTAAGGATGGAGTTTGGATAGTGGGCTCACTGAGAGAAAAGGCCTTAGATGCCTCTGCAAAAGATATTTATATTGACATCTCCACAGTCTTAAAAAAAAGAAATTTAATGAAGGAAGATTGGCCCGGCATAAATTGGGATGTCGATAGCAAACAAAAAAATGAAAAAAATTG
- the rpmH gene encoding 50S ribosomal protein L34 — protein sequence MKRTFQPHNTSRKRSMGFLVRSASPSGRRILRNRRRKGRAGLAV from the coding sequence GTGAAAAGAACATTTCAACCGCATAATACAAGCCGCAAACGTTCAATGGGCTTTTTGGTGCGCTCTGCCTCCCCAAGTGGACGTCGTATCTTAAGAAATCGCCGTCGCAAGGGAAGAGCAGGTCTCGCCGTCTAA